In bacterium, one genomic interval encodes:
- a CDS encoding CDP-alcohol phosphatidyltransferase family protein: protein MSNQMRASELLLLPNLLSLSRIALTPAVGYFLWRNDSASTLICLVMLVVAAITDALDGYAARKMGLISQLGLILDPLADKIFAAVLIIELILFREFPVWLAAAIIGRDLIILLAGLVILDKRKRAVGSTLTGKYAFFAIVILIAFSVIRFDSGVKIAAVFTLLLLAGSLLVYARVFIAQLQGHQIKPFADRKLYRWLRLGLTAIALLFCLWVYLAERFGILPLPW from the coding sequence ATGTCAAACCAGATGCGCGCATCCGAACTCCTGCTTCTCCCCAACCTGCTCAGTCTTTCGCGGATTGCCCTGACGCCGGCGGTCGGTTACTTCTTGTGGCGCAATGATTCAGCCAGTACGCTGATCTGTCTGGTAATGCTGGTGGTCGCTGCGATCACCGATGCACTGGATGGGTATGCCGCACGCAAGATGGGGCTGATCAGTCAGCTCGGACTGATCCTCGACCCGCTGGCAGATAAAATTTTCGCGGCTGTACTGATAATCGAACTGATACTCTTTCGAGAGTTTCCAGTTTGGCTGGCGGCGGCCATTATTGGGCGAGATCTGATAATTCTGTTGGCTGGGCTGGTGATCCTGGACAAACGGAAGCGAGCAGTTGGCTCAACGCTCACCGGAAAGTACGCATTCTTCGCGATCGTGATCTTGATCGCATTTTCGGTGATCCGCTTTGATTCGGGTGTGAAGATCGCCGCAGTTTTTACGCTTTTGCTGTTGGCGGGTTCGTTGCTCGTTTATGCACGAGTCTTCATCGCACAGTTGCAGGGACATCAAATCAAGCCGTTTGCCGACCGTAAGCTCTATCGATGGCTTCGTCTCGGCCTGACGGCAATTGCTCTGTTGTTCTGCCTATGGGTTTATTTGGCCGAGAGATTCGGCATTCTCCCTCTCCCCTGGTGA
- a CDS encoding alanine racemase yields MTRFPFPIKELDTPSILLDRTLITRNIEQMQSLADRSQVRLRPHIKSHKSIELAKLQLQAGATGVAVAKLSEAEVMAAAGINDIQIANQIVGQIKIERLAVLSEKCRVSCAVDSIENVHRLKEIFAANGKTAELFIEIDTGLHRAGLSHWSEVHTLAAAILSSPHTHLAGLLTHAGQAYAASDLRQIEEIGLAEGKIMVELAERLRSEGIEIPVVSVGSTPTARFSAAVPGVTELRVGNYIFNDAIQVALGVATWEECALSVLATVTAVHADRWVLDAGSKVFSSDTGAHGSMLLSGFGRMVGMSQTLTRLSEEHAVVASPPPDGLAVGDRVRIIPNHACPVMNLAERAWLVDSGSVIQEIRIDARAMTA; encoded by the coding sequence ATGACCCGGTTCCCTTTTCCCATTAAGGAACTCGACACTCCGTCGATCTTGCTCGATCGCACTTTGATCACTCGGAATATCGAGCAGATGCAGTCTCTTGCCGATCGATCTCAGGTCCGGTTGCGCCCACATATCAAGAGCCACAAGTCGATCGAACTTGCCAAACTCCAGCTCCAAGCCGGCGCCACGGGTGTCGCTGTTGCCAAGCTGAGCGAGGCAGAGGTCATGGCCGCCGCCGGGATCAACGATATCCAGATCGCCAACCAGATAGTGGGCCAGATCAAGATCGAACGGCTGGCCGTGCTGTCGGAAAAATGCAGAGTTTCCTGCGCCGTTGATTCGATTGAAAACGTGCACCGGTTAAAAGAGATCTTCGCGGCCAACGGTAAGACGGCTGAGCTCTTCATTGAAATTGACACCGGACTTCATCGTGCCGGTCTTAGCCATTGGTCGGAAGTTCACACTCTGGCCGCGGCAATTCTCTCCTCCCCGCACACTCATCTGGCGGGGTTGCTGACACATGCCGGTCAGGCCTATGCTGCATCGGATTTGCGCCAGATCGAAGAGATTGGGCTGGCCGAGGGGAAGATCATGGTTGAGTTGGCCGAAAGGCTCCGCAGTGAAGGAATTGAGATCCCTGTGGTTTCTGTCGGCTCCACGCCAACCGCTCGCTTTTCTGCCGCTGTTCCCGGAGTGACTGAACTTCGTGTCGGAAATTACATCTTCAACGATGCTATTCAGGTCGCTCTGGGGGTTGCAACTTGGGAAGAGTGCGCGCTGAGTGTTCTCGCCACGGTTACCGCGGTGCATGCTGATCGATGGGTGTTAGATGCCGGCAGCAAGGTCTTCAGTTCGGACACAGGGGCGCATGGTTCAATGCTACTGTCCGGATTCGGACGGATGGTTGGAATGTCCCAGACCTTGACCCGACTCTCAGAAGAACATGCGGTGGTGGCATCGCCTCCACCCGATGGTCTGGCAGTCGGTGATCGGGTCAGGATCATTCCGAATCACGCCTGTCCCGTTATGAACCTTGCCGAACGTGCCTGGCTGGTCGATTCCGGGTCGGTGATTCAGGAGATCCGCATTGATGCGCGCGCGATGACTGCGTGA
- a CDS encoding PorV/PorQ family protein → MKNRTLLLILTLLVALSCTAFAANERRTGTAGGQELLIPVGSRGTALGGAVIASARGVESIFWNPAGLASLEGTEAAFSHMPYLADIDVNFGGVATAIEGFGTIAFGAKVVSIGDMIETTEEYPDGTGRVFNPTMSVLSFSFAKQLTTSVAFGATGMYINESIFEVSASGVAFDVGFTYDPRWRGLQLGMVVKNYGPEASFSGRGFDRDVSGRAAASSSASFDLPSFIALGASIDLINQGENSVAILGNFQSNNFRADQFQGGAEYSFNDRYFLRAGYNFSEQGEWLYGASFGAGLNVPIGTANLGFDYSWTETDVFDDNQVFSLRIAF, encoded by the coding sequence ATGAAAAATAGAACCCTGTTGTTGATCCTGACGTTGCTGGTGGCGCTGAGCTGTACCGCTTTCGCAGCCAACGAACGTCGGACCGGGACAGCCGGAGGTCAGGAGCTCCTGATCCCCGTCGGCTCGCGCGGCACCGCTCTTGGCGGAGCCGTTATAGCCAGTGCCCGCGGCGTTGAGTCTATCTTTTGGAATCCGGCCGGCCTGGCATCGCTGGAAGGCACTGAAGCCGCATTCAGCCATATGCCATACCTGGCGGACATCGATGTCAACTTCGGTGGCGTTGCGACCGCTATCGAGGGTTTTGGAACGATCGCCTTCGGAGCCAAGGTTGTCTCCATCGGTGATATGATCGAGACCACCGAGGAATATCCGGATGGTACCGGTCGCGTTTTTAACCCGACCATGAGCGTCCTCAGCTTCAGCTTTGCGAAGCAGTTGACGACCAGCGTGGCGTTCGGCGCAACCGGCATGTACATCAACGAGTCGATCTTCGAGGTCAGCGCCAGTGGCGTCGCCTTCGATGTCGGCTTTACCTATGATCCGCGCTGGCGCGGATTACAGCTCGGCATGGTGGTCAAGAACTACGGCCCGGAAGCTTCATTCTCCGGACGCGGTTTTGATCGCGATGTTAGCGGACGAGCGGCGGCTTCATCTTCTGCCAGCTTCGATCTTCCGAGCTTCATTGCTCTTGGGGCATCGATTGACTTGATCAATCAGGGAGAGAATTCGGTTGCGATCTTAGGGAATTTCCAGTCGAACAACTTCCGGGCCGACCAATTCCAGGGCGGCGCGGAATATTCGTTTAACGATCGGTACTTCCTGCGCGCTGGCTACAACTTCTCCGAACAGGGAGAGTGGCTGTACGGTGCGTCGTTTGGCGCCGGCTTGAACGTCCCGATTGGCACGGCCAATCTCGGATTCGACTATTCCTGGACCGAGACGGATGTGTTCGATGATAATCAGGTCTTCTCTCTGAGAATCGCGTTCTAA
- a CDS encoding AAA family ATPase, which produces MAMSKKKRSTAPRRHELGLSDIDYRVELRPPKLRSSDDIAPCETIIGQDRAIEAIKLGLKIRSKGYNVFVTGQSGTGRTSTIRHLLEQLVTEEKPELQDICYVANFRNEDNPRVLYFKAGEGKRFKKDMAYLISSLRKVIPKIWLSEDYKDRNSRIVREFESRQKELIGAFEDKLTNAGFVMVQIQSGLGVRNEMQPLVDNEPTALEKIERFVKEGKFSASDLDELRRRWDSLRRDFDITTVESKKLTTKMEEAIEKLNHAMVAPLVTDKVNLLKKRYTDEKCVQYLEEVDESLSSDLDRFREAQPRRGEEEAPPYRKREPFEEFSVNLILDNSESTKVPIVIERSPSYRNLFGTLERVVDRFGYWRTDFTRICSGSLLRAAGGFLVINAFDLLSEPGVWYPLKRALRNGELEIVGYDPFYMMAGSGIKPEPIQFSVKVVLIGEPYIYSMLYRLDEDFKKIFRIKAEFDNTMPLTDENVLRYFQFARRIIDQDQLPPFDLTGLQAVAEYGRKLSGHRDKLTVRFTAISDIVREAALCAQERNARKVAREDIHQAIHRRRLRVNLVEEKIQELYDNNTLMVSTTGSAVGQINGLSVYNIGEYSFGRPTRITVNTSLGKAGVINIEREADLSGPVHDKGVLVLSGWLREMFAQDKPLAMSASISFEQSYSGVDGDSASSTEIYAILSSLTGLSIKQGIAVTGSVNQKGEIQPIGGVNEKIEGYFDVCVSRGLQNDQGVIIPHQNVQDLLLRPDVVDAIKHRKFHIYPVATISEGIAILTGVPGGSRDKDGRFTKGSVMEQADQKLRQMALTLEHFGRDEVARRRIGEKAHRAADAKARKVARTKPSRRSKR; this is translated from the coding sequence ATGGCGATGTCGAAGAAGAAACGCTCGACCGCACCACGACGCCACGAACTGGGACTATCGGACATTGACTATCGCGTTGAGCTACGACCGCCCAAACTGCGCAGTTCCGACGATATTGCCCCCTGCGAGACGATCATTGGACAGGATCGCGCCATCGAGGCGATCAAACTTGGTCTGAAAATCCGTTCCAAGGGCTACAACGTCTTTGTCACCGGCCAAAGCGGCACCGGGCGTACCTCCACCATTCGACATCTGCTCGAACAACTGGTTACCGAAGAAAAGCCTGAGCTCCAGGATATCTGCTATGTCGCCAACTTCCGCAATGAAGACAACCCGCGCGTGCTCTACTTCAAAGCTGGCGAAGGGAAACGTTTCAAGAAGGACATGGCCTATCTGATCAGTTCATTGCGGAAAGTGATCCCCAAGATCTGGCTTTCGGAGGATTACAAGGACCGCAACAGCCGGATCGTCCGTGAATTCGAATCCCGGCAAAAGGAACTGATCGGCGCATTTGAGGATAAACTGACCAACGCTGGCTTTGTCATGGTGCAGATCCAGTCGGGACTGGGCGTCCGCAATGAAATGCAGCCGCTCGTCGACAACGAGCCTACCGCACTCGAGAAGATCGAGCGCTTCGTCAAAGAAGGGAAGTTTTCGGCTTCCGATCTCGATGAACTGCGCCGCCGTTGGGACTCCCTCCGTCGCGATTTCGATATCACCACCGTCGAGTCAAAAAAACTGACCACCAAGATGGAAGAGGCGATCGAGAAGCTGAACCACGCGATGGTCGCACCTTTGGTGACCGACAAAGTTAATCTGCTGAAGAAGCGCTACACCGATGAAAAGTGCGTCCAATATCTTGAAGAGGTTGACGAGTCACTCTCTTCCGATCTGGACCGCTTCCGTGAAGCCCAGCCGCGTCGGGGTGAGGAGGAAGCCCCTCCCTATCGCAAGCGTGAGCCGTTTGAAGAATTCTCTGTCAACCTGATCCTCGACAATTCCGAAAGCACCAAAGTTCCGATCGTGATCGAGCGCTCCCCTTCCTATCGCAATCTTTTTGGTACTCTCGAGCGTGTGGTTGACCGCTTTGGGTACTGGCGCACCGATTTCACCCGGATCTGCTCCGGGTCGCTCCTGCGGGCGGCCGGTGGCTTCCTGGTGATCAACGCCTTTGACCTGCTCAGTGAGCCGGGAGTCTGGTATCCGCTCAAGCGGGCGCTCCGCAATGGCGAGCTCGAGATCGTCGGCTATGACCCCTTCTATATGATGGCCGGCTCCGGAATCAAGCCTGAGCCGATCCAGTTCAGCGTCAAAGTTGTTCTGATCGGCGAACCGTACATTTATAGCATGCTCTACCGCCTCGATGAGGACTTCAAGAAGATCTTCCGGATCAAAGCGGAATTCGACAATACCATGCCGTTGACCGACGAGAATGTGCTGCGCTATTTCCAATTTGCCCGGCGGATCATCGACCAGGATCAGCTTCCGCCGTTTGACCTGACTGGACTCCAGGCAGTCGCCGAATACGGTCGCAAGCTTTCGGGACACCGCGACAAACTGACCGTCCGATTCACCGCAATATCCGACATCGTCCGCGAAGCGGCCCTGTGCGCGCAGGAACGGAATGCCCGAAAAGTGGCGCGCGAAGATATCCACCAGGCGATCCACCGCCGCCGCTTGCGGGTCAACCTGGTCGAAGAGAAGATACAGGAACTGTACGACAACAACACCCTGATGGTCTCAACCACCGGAAGCGCAGTGGGGCAGATCAATGGGCTTTCAGTCTACAATATCGGCGAATACAGTTTTGGACGGCCGACTCGCATCACGGTCAATACTTCGCTTGGGAAAGCGGGGGTGATCAACATCGAACGAGAGGCAGACCTTTCCGGCCCCGTTCACGACAAAGGCGTGTTGGTTCTTAGTGGCTGGCTTCGCGAAATGTTCGCTCAGGATAAACCACTCGCTATGTCAGCCTCGATCTCGTTTGAACAATCTTATAGCGGCGTTGATGGCGACTCTGCGTCATCCACCGAGATCTACGCCATCCTTTCTTCGCTGACCGGCCTTTCGATCAAGCAGGGGATCGCCGTCACCGGTTCGGTCAACCAAAAGGGAGAGATCCAGCCGATCGGAGGGGTAAATGAGAAGATAGAGGGGTATTTTGATGTCTGCGTCAGTCGCGGCCTTCAGAATGACCAGGGAGTGATCATCCCGCATCAGAATGTTCAGGACCTGTTGCTGCGACCAGACGTGGTCGATGCGATCAAGCATCGAAAATTCCATATCTATCCGGTTGCGACCATCTCGGAAGGGATAGCGATCCTGACCGGGGTACCGGGCGGCAGTCGTGACAAGGATGGCCGCTTCACCAAAGGTTCGGTGATGGAACAGGCGGATCAGAAATTGCGACAGATGGCGCTGACGCTCGAACATTTCGGACGCGATGAGGTCGCTCGTCGTCGAATCGGCGAAAAAGCGCATCGCGCCGCCGATGCCAAAGCACGCAAAGTCGCTCGAACGAAACCCTCGCGCCGTTCCAAACGATAA
- a CDS encoding TonB-dependent receptor produces the protein MKLKCLTLVMLMLCLLAGTAMSATVGKITGVITDSQTKEPLVGVSVSVVGTTMGAMTNEDGQYNIMNVPVGTYVLKLTAVGYATVEISNVEVSADLATYQNETMSSQATDLGKTIQVTTERPLVLKDKTTTVNIVKRDELLAMPTRGFDQVVGIQNSVVRMQSNVDVRQRGQREPVGGTGSELNLRGGRPSEVAYYVDGFSQQDPLTGNSTTNINNNAIKEVQVTSGAFSAEYGNVASGIVNVTTNSGSNEYHGNAEIVTDNLVGSSRSYDNNYYSADFGGPIPGTEKGYFFLSGEKRWLGDREPSSRTDEIWEEYGLSERFDGTRRLPNNSLDGYSLQGKIDYNFTPNLKLGLSGNGSRDKWQEFRQIFLFIPEHNPRYDDKNLGLNAKITHTLNSKTFYNLSASYFKTSRFRGDGVVGEDLAAYNRPFANPEEDTVDLFWEDSLRYVYQSTGDTTYNEAYWPGYLKRKSSYVGFKGDITSNWAPEHTLKAGIDFQRHTLRFFEHLDATLGYRQDLLNRYGYDSLGNETDDDDFKNNVKHPINLGLFIEDRFEWQNLIVSFGLRFDYFDYKALRIKNLQYPLDFTGGTDLSLDREDLEESKKFKRLSPRLGIAFPVSDKTQLHVNYGKFFQRPDLRRLYLGYDFLEARITAGSYYPFASPNLEPEKTTQYEVGITHQLGATTAIDITAYYKDVQDLTQIFHQSPASPRTYDYFANIDFGTIKGVDIGLNMRRTNHISLDLKYTLSYASGTGSYAQSHYIIAWQNPEGAPKRKAPLDYDQRHALAGIIDYRLGKSEGPKFGDTYILENFGINVIVQASSGTPYTPIQVDNEITEAAFTPLPIGSINSARLPWTWQVDFKAERIIPLGKYSLVPYLVVKNLLDRDNVVSVYEGTGKPNETGWLGTAAGQDWVSSHDTYLYNLKQDNPKNYGAPRQILFGLRMSF, from the coding sequence ATGAAGCTCAAATGCCTTACTCTCGTAATGCTCATGCTGTGTCTTCTGGCAGGGACAGCGATGTCTGCTACCGTCGGAAAGATCACTGGTGTGATCACCGATTCGCAGACCAAAGAACCCCTCGTCGGGGTCTCTGTCTCGGTGGTTGGCACAACCATGGGCGCCATGACCAACGAAGATGGCCAGTACAACATCATGAACGTTCCCGTCGGAACGTATGTGTTGAAACTGACCGCCGTCGGTTATGCGACCGTTGAAATCAGCAATGTTGAGGTCTCGGCCGATCTGGCTACCTACCAGAACGAGACCATGAGTTCGCAAGCAACCGACCTCGGCAAAACCATCCAGGTCACCACGGAACGTCCCCTTGTTCTCAAGGACAAGACGACCACGGTGAATATCGTCAAGCGCGACGAACTGCTGGCCATGCCGACTCGCGGTTTCGACCAGGTGGTCGGGATCCAGAACTCGGTTGTTCGCATGCAGTCGAACGTTGACGTTCGTCAGCGCGGCCAGCGTGAACCGGTCGGCGGCACAGGTTCGGAATTGAACCTTCGCGGCGGCCGTCCGTCAGAAGTCGCCTACTACGTCGATGGATTCTCCCAGCAGGATCCGCTGACTGGAAACTCGACGACGAATATCAACAATAACGCGATCAAAGAAGTACAGGTGACCTCCGGTGCCTTTTCTGCCGAGTACGGCAACGTCGCCTCCGGTATTGTTAATGTCACGACCAACTCCGGCTCCAATGAATACCACGGCAACGCCGAGATCGTGACCGACAATCTGGTCGGCTCAAGTCGCAGTTACGACAACAATTACTATTCTGCCGACTTTGGCGGACCGATCCCGGGAACTGAAAAAGGTTATTTCTTCCTCTCCGGCGAAAAGCGCTGGCTCGGCGATCGTGAACCGTCCTCACGCACTGATGAGATCTGGGAAGAATATGGGTTGAGCGAACGGTTTGACGGTACTCGCCGTCTGCCGAATAACTCGCTGGATGGTTACTCCCTGCAGGGAAAGATCGATTACAACTTCACGCCGAACCTGAAACTCGGCCTGAGCGGTAACGGCTCCCGCGATAAATGGCAGGAATTCCGTCAGATCTTCCTCTTCATCCCGGAACACAATCCGCGGTATGATGACAAAAACCTTGGCTTAAACGCTAAGATCACTCATACCCTGAATTCAAAGACTTTCTATAACCTGTCAGCATCCTACTTCAAGACCTCCCGCTTCCGCGGCGATGGTGTGGTTGGCGAAGACTTGGCGGCTTATAATCGTCCATTTGCCAATCCGGAAGAAGACACTGTTGACCTTTTCTGGGAAGATTCCCTGCGGTACGTGTATCAGTCAACCGGCGACACCACGTACAACGAAGCTTATTGGCCGGGTTATCTGAAGAGAAAGTCATCCTACGTCGGCTTCAAGGGCGACATCACGTCCAACTGGGCGCCCGAACACACACTGAAAGCCGGTATCGATTTCCAGCGCCATACCCTGCGTTTCTTCGAACACCTCGATGCCACTCTTGGGTATCGCCAGGACTTGTTGAACCGGTATGGTTATGATTCACTTGGTAACGAAACTGATGATGACGATTTCAAGAACAACGTTAAGCACCCGATCAACCTCGGGCTGTTTATCGAAGACCGCTTTGAATGGCAGAATCTCATCGTCAGCTTTGGACTCCGTTTCGATTACTTCGATTACAAGGCACTTCGCATCAAGAACCTGCAGTATCCGCTCGACTTTACCGGCGGAACGGACCTCTCCCTGGATCGCGAAGACCTTGAGGAAAGTAAGAAGTTCAAACGTCTCTCGCCGCGCCTCGGAATCGCCTTCCCCGTGAGCGACAAGACGCAGTTGCACGTTAACTACGGTAAGTTCTTCCAGCGCCCGGATCTTCGCCGACTCTATCTCGGCTATGACTTCCTCGAAGCTCGTATCACCGCTGGATCGTATTATCCGTTCGCCAGCCCTAATCTGGAGCCGGAAAAGACGACTCAGTATGAAGTCGGTATCACCCATCAGTTGGGCGCTACGACGGCCATTGATATTACCGCTTATTACAAGGATGTGCAGGATCTGACACAGATCTTCCACCAGTCGCCGGCCTCGCCGAGAACCTACGACTACTTTGCCAATATCGACTTCGGCACGATCAAAGGTGTTGATATCGGCCTGAATATGCGCCGTACCAACCACATCTCCCTGGACCTCAAGTATACGTTGTCGTATGCCAGCGGAACCGGTTCGTATGCGCAGTCCCATTACATTATCGCGTGGCAGAACCCCGAGGGTGCGCCGAAGCGGAAAGCTCCGCTTGATTACGATCAGCGCCATGCGCTGGCCGGGATCATCGACTACCGTCTCGGAAAATCTGAAGGTCCCAAGTTTGGCGATACCTATATTCTCGAAAACTTCGGGATCAACGTGATCGTGCAGGCGAGTTCGGGTACACCGTACACGCCGATTCAGGTTGATAACGAGATCACTGAAGCTGCCTTTACACCGCTGCCGATCGGCTCGATCAATTCCGCCCGGCTCCCCTGGACCTGGCAGGTCGATTTCAAGGCCGAACGCATCATTCCGCTCGGCAAGTACTCCTTGGTCCCGTACCTCGTGGTCAAGAACTTGCTCGATCGCGATAATGTCGTTTCTGTGTACGAAGGTACCGGCAAACCGAACGAGACAGGATGGCTCGGCACTGCTGCAGGGCAGGACTGGGTTTCAAGCCATGACACCTATCTGTACAACCTCAAGCAGGATAATCCCAAGAATTATGGCGCCCCGCGTCAGATCTTGTTTGGTTTGAGGATGTCCTTCTGA